One stretch of Glycine soja cultivar W05 chromosome 7, ASM419377v2, whole genome shotgun sequence DNA includes these proteins:
- the LOC114418556 gene encoding subtilisin-like protease SBT6.1, with translation MATTTTQWSSISFSLLLLSIALFQTLTPNSHPPPPPPNYIVAFRHYAAADSHRAYLESALRPEGWRWIPRRNPAAQFPTDFGLVAIEDLGVVDEIQKLGSVKYVSLDMSYKRGLMTKKDQRRNDNKVGAFEDGKKKRPGKIFTAMSFSEAEEEDASNRSSSVKWGRELLMQRSQVTSMFGAGDLWAKGYTGAKVKMAIFDTGIRADHPHFRNIKERTNWTNEDTLNDNLGHGTFVAGVIAGVDAECLGFAPDTEIYAFRVFTDAQVSYTSWFLDAFNYAIATNMDVLNLSIGGPDYLDLPFVEKIWEITANNIIMVSAIGNDGPLYGTLNNPADQSDVIGVGGIDYSDHIASFSSRGMSTWELPHGYGRVKPDIVAYGRDIMGSKISAGCKSLSGTSVASPVVAGVVCLLVSVIPEPDRKNILNPASMKQALVEGAAKLSGPNMYEQGAGRVDLLESYEILKSYKPRASIFPSVLDYTDCPYSWPFCRQPLYAGAMPVIFNATILNGMGVVGYVDSTPTWHPSDEEGNLLNIHFTYSEIIWPWTGYLAIHMQIKEEGAQFSGKIEGNVTLKVSSPPAQGEKGPRISICVLQLKLNVVPTPPRSKRILWDQFHNIKYPPGYIPRDSLDVRNDILDWHGDHLHTNFHIMFNMLRDAGYYVESLGSPLTCFDARLYGTLLLVDLEDEYFAEEIEKLRDDVVNTGLGLAVFSEWYNVDTMVKMRFFDDNTRSWWTPVTGGANVPALNDLLAPFGIAFGDKILNGDFSLLGEQNRYASGTDIVRFPRGGYVHSFPFLDSSESGATQNVLQTSGSTKADSPILGLTVMGEGRIAVYGDSNCLDSSHMVTNCFTLLRKILDFTNEDVRDPELFSDSNKQDSPLYEADNQLPSRRTDVNFSAYSAIVGKELICRTDTRLEIWGTKGYSLQVRGRNRRLPGYPVIDLGRGLNSTSDASNIWRPRLTVRSNKDDSLGNRYLGLFYGDEPDAPMLVGGHWLVPVVVAVTGILLLSFWRIRQKRRRRRKGSSSGRLANI, from the exons AtggccaccaccaccacccaaTGGAGTtccatttctttctctctcctccTTCTCTCCATTGCCCTCTTCCAAACCCTAACCCCCAATTCCCATCCGCCGCCCCCTCCTCCCAACTACATCGTCGCTTTCCGCCACTACGCCGCCGCCGATAGCCACCGCGCCTACCTTGAATCCGCCCTCCGCCCAGAGGGCTGGCGCTGGATCCCACGGCGGAACCCTGCGGCGCAGTTTCCCACCGATTTCGGGCTGGTCGCGATCGAGGATTTGGGAGTAGTTGACGAGATTCAGAAACTGGGGTCGGTCAAGTACGTGAGCTTGGACATGAGCTACAAGAGGGGTTTGATGACGAAGAAGGATCAGAGACGCAACGACAACAAGGTTGGTGCGTTTGAGGATGGGAAGAAGAAGCGCCCCGGGAAGATCTTCACTGCGATGTCGTTTTCTGAGGCTGAAGAAGAAGACGCCAGCAATCGCAGCAGTTCCGTCAAATGGGGGCGGGAATTGTTGATGCAG AGATCACAAGTTACTTCAATGTTTGGGGCTGGGGATCTTTGGGCAAAAGGGTACACTGGTGCCAAGGTCAAAATGGCCATATTTGACACAGGAATTCGAGCTGATCACCCTCATTTTCGTAACATCAAG GAGCGCACAAATTGGACAAATGAAGATACGTTGAATGATAATCTTGGACATGGGACTTTTGTTGCGGGAGTTATTGCTGGTGTAGATGCTGAATGCCTTGGTTTTGCACCAGATACAGAGATATATGCATTTCGTGTGTTCACTGATGCACAG GTGTCATATACATCATGGTTCCTTGATGCCTTCAACTATGCAATTGCAACCAATATGGATGTGCTAAATTTGAGCATAGGAGGACCTGACTACTTGGATCTCCCATTTGTTGAAAAG ATATGGGAGATAACAGCAAATAACATAATCATGGTTTCTGCAATTGGAAATGATGGGCCACTTTATGGAACTTTGAACAATCCAGCAGATCAAAGTGATGTCATCGGTGTTGGTGGTATTGACTATAGTGACCATATAGCCTCCTTTTCCTCACGTGGCATGAGTACCTGGGAACTTCCTCATGG TTATGGCCGCGTGAAGCCTGACATAGTTGCATATGGACGGGACATAATGGGATCAAAAATTAGTGCGGGTTGTAAAAGTTTATCAGGAACTAGTGTTGCAAGTCCTGTAGTTGCTGGTGTTGTATGTTTGCTTGTCAGTGTCATTCCTGAACCTGAtagaaaaaatatcttaaacccAGCAAGCATGAAACAAGCATTGGTTGAGGGTGCTGCAAAGCTTTCTGGGCCTAACATGTATGAGCAGGGTGCTGGCAGAGTTGATCT GTTAGAATCATATGAGATTCTTAAGAGCTACAAACCTAGGGCAAGCATCTTTCCCAGTGTTCTTGATTATACAGATTGTCCTTACTCATGGCCCTTCTGTCGTCAGCCACTCTATGCAGGTGCCATGCCTGTCATCTTCAATGCCACCATTTTGAATGGAATGGGTGTTGTTGGATATGTTGATAGTACACCAACATGGCATCCTTCTGATGAAGAAGGAAATCTTCTAAACATACATTTTACTTATTCTGAGATCATCTGGCCTTGGACTGGTTATTTGGCCATTCACATGCAAATCAAGGAAGAAGGTGCACAGTTTTCCGGAAAGATTGAAGGTAATGTGACTCTCAAGGTTTCTAGCCCCCCGGCTCAAGGAGAGAAGGGCCCTCGAATTAGCATATGTGTGCTTCAATTAAAGTTAAATGTGGTGCCAACACCACCACGGTCAAAACGGATTTTGTGGGATCAGTTTCACAATATCAAATACCCACCTGGTTATATTCCCAGAGATTCCTTGGATGTTCGTAATGACATTCTTGACTGGCATGGGGATCATCTGCATACAAATTTTCACATCATGTTCAACATGTTACGAGATGCTGGTTACTATGTTGAATCACTTGGTTCTCCTCTTACATGCTTTGATGCTCGATTGTATGGAACACTTCTGTTGGTGGATCTTGAGGATGAGTACTTTGCTGAGGAGATTGAAAAGCTGAGAGATGATGTTGTAAATACTGGATTGGGATTAGCTGTCTTTTCTGAATGGTATAATGTAGATACCATGGTAAAGATGAGATTCTTTGATGACAATACACGGAGCTGGTGGACCCCAGTCACTGGAGGTGCAAATGTTCCTGCACTGAATGATCTTTTGGCTCCATTTGGGATTGCTTTTGGAGATAAGATTCtgaatggtgatttttcactttTGGGTGAGCAGAATCGTTATGCTTCTGGAACAGATATAGTGAGGTTTCCAAGGGGTGGCTATGTACATAGCTTTCCTTTCTTAGATAGTTCAGAAAGTGGAGCCACACAGAATGTGCTGCAAACTTCTGGCTCAACCAAG GCAGATTCTCCAATTCTTGGTCTCACAGTGATGGGTGAAGGTCGCATAGCTGTGTATGGGGACTCCAATTGTTTGGACAGCAGCCATATGGTTACTAATTGTTTTACCCTTCTGAGGAAAATACTAGATTTTACTAATGAAGACGTTAGAGATCCAGAACTTTTCTCTGACTCAAATAAACAAGATTCTCCTTTGTATGAAGCTGACAATCAGTTGCCATCACGCAGAACTGATGTAAATTTCTCTGCATATTCAGCTATCGTGGGGAAGGAATTGATCTGCAGGACTGACACAAGGCTTGAAATCTGGGGAACTAAGGGCTACAGTTTGCAAGTCAGAGGAAGAAACAGAAGATTGCCCGGATATCCTGTCATTGATTTGGGGAGGGGTTTAAATTCAACCTCTGATGCTTCCAACATTTGGCGTCCTAGGTTGACTGTGAGAAGTAATAAGGATGATTCTCTGGGGAACAGGTATTTAGGCCTGTTCTATGGGGATGAG CCTGATGCACCTATGCTGGTTGGTGGTCACTGGCTGGTTCCTGTTGTTGTTGCAGTAACTG GTATTTTGCTATTGAGTTTTTGGCGCATTCGCCAAAAGAGGCGTAGACGAAGGAAAGGATCAAGTTCTGGTAGATTGGCCAATATATAG